The Sulfitobacter donghicola DSW-25 = KCTC 12864 = JCM 14565 genome has a segment encoding these proteins:
- a CDS encoding class II D-tagatose-bisphosphate aldolase, non-catalytic subunit: protein MSLVHDLIARNRAGEAVGLPCFCTANEHVLRAVLSYAKRTGFPTVIEATCNQVNQYGGYTGMTAADFMAWLGQMAAQVGVPMDQLILGGDHLGPNVWKDEPLDVAMEKSRELVKSYVQAGFTKIHLDTSMACGGEPNPTFAQIAERAADLCAVAEAHAPDPDALFYIIGTEVPIPGGETEEPDALDVTTVDRFHETIQTHRAAWEERGLEAAWSRIVSVVTQPGVDFGHTQIYPFIPQKAQPLSKAILAQDGLTYEAHSTDYQTTQALGELVENHFFFLKVGPELTYRFREAVWALASVEAQLDVEEPSNIRAIIADQMAANPEYWKSYYSGNMKEQQLLKVYSYSDRIRYYWSDPKISEALSKLIQTFKSNPAPETLISQAFTGLEFGDMSNDPDVLIEGHIQRCIARYFDAAGHRSA from the coding sequence ATGAGTCTCGTCCATGATTTGATCGCACGAAATCGTGCAGGCGAAGCTGTCGGGCTGCCGTGTTTTTGTACTGCGAACGAACATGTTCTGCGCGCTGTTCTATCCTATGCCAAAAGGACGGGTTTCCCGACCGTGATCGAAGCGACCTGTAATCAGGTTAATCAATACGGTGGCTACACGGGTATGACGGCCGCTGATTTCATGGCGTGGCTGGGGCAGATGGCGGCGCAGGTTGGTGTGCCTATGGATCAATTGATCCTAGGTGGTGACCATCTGGGGCCGAATGTCTGGAAGGATGAGCCGCTGGACGTGGCCATGGAAAAGTCCCGCGAATTGGTCAAATCCTATGTGCAGGCGGGGTTTACGAAAATCCACCTCGATACCAGCATGGCCTGTGGGGGCGAACCAAACCCGACATTCGCGCAAATCGCAGAACGGGCCGCAGACCTTTGTGCGGTTGCCGAAGCGCACGCGCCAGACCCTGACGCGCTATTCTATATCATCGGCACCGAAGTCCCGATCCCTGGCGGTGAAACCGAAGAGCCAGACGCGCTTGATGTCACCACAGTCGACAGGTTCCACGAGACCATCCAAACCCATCGCGCGGCTTGGGAGGAAAGGGGGCTCGAGGCTGCGTGGTCGCGGATCGTTTCGGTTGTGACACAGCCCGGCGTAGATTTTGGCCATACGCAAATCTATCCGTTTATCCCGCAAAAGGCACAGCCTCTGAGCAAGGCAATCCTTGCGCAAGACGGCCTGACCTATGAGGCGCATTCAACTGATTACCAGACAACGCAAGCGCTGGGCGAGCTGGTAGAAAACCACTTTTTCTTTCTCAAAGTCGGACCAGAGCTAACCTATCGCTTCCGCGAGGCCGTTTGGGCTTTGGCCTCGGTCGAGGCTCAGCTTGATGTAGAAGAGCCCTCAAATATCCGCGCCATTATCGCGGATCAAATGGCCGCTAACCCCGAGTATTGGAAAAGCTACTATAGCGGAAATATGAAAGAGCAGCAGCTGCTTAAGGTCTACAGCTATAGCGATCGGATCAGATATTATTGGAGCGATCCGAAAATTAGCGAAGCCTTGAGCAAGCTGATCCAGACGTTTAAATCAAACCCCGCACCTGAAACGTTGATCTCACAGGCGTTTACAGGTCTTGAGTTTGGCGACATGAGCAACGATCCGGACGTACTCATCGAGGGCCACATCCAACGTTGTATCGCGCGGTATTTCGATGCAGCGGGGCACCGCTCAGCGTAA
- a CDS encoding FecCD family ABC transporter permease, whose product MGRLGLSFFMGAVILTALLLISTIYGTTAIPAPVAVQAVLFGTGLADGDMSPMHRIVFDLRLPRALFAAVIGAGLGVVGVVLQTTTRNDLADPFLFGLSSGAAAGAVFVITVTGDILGFWTLPLAAFCGGLVASGIVLALVHGLRTSAPEKLILAGLAVSFLFSAMTNYLIFAGDSRAAHSVIFWMLGGLGLARWETFPLVCAGLILILSYSLYRHRWLDALLTGDLTAATLGVPVQRLRFSMFFAAALATAVFVSVAGVIGFIGLMVPHIARGIAGPLHRNLVPTAAVVGATLLTGSDIASRLVLAPQEIPVGIVTTSIGSIFVFILLFRMSRKKH is encoded by the coding sequence ATGGGTCGCCTTGGCCTAAGCTTTTTCATGGGGGCGGTTATTTTGACCGCCCTCTTGTTGATCTCTACGATCTACGGCACCACGGCCATTCCGGCGCCTGTCGCTGTCCAAGCTGTCTTGTTCGGCACCGGTTTGGCTGATGGGGACATGTCCCCGATGCATCGGATCGTGTTTGATCTGCGCCTGCCTCGGGCTTTGTTCGCCGCTGTCATCGGTGCAGGCCTTGGCGTTGTTGGCGTCGTGTTACAAACAACGACCCGCAATGATTTAGCAGATCCCTTTCTATTCGGCCTTTCCTCAGGTGCGGCAGCCGGAGCCGTCTTTGTCATAACCGTAACCGGAGACATCTTGGGTTTCTGGACCCTCCCACTGGCTGCGTTTTGCGGCGGTTTGGTCGCCTCTGGCATTGTCTTGGCTTTGGTTCACGGGCTGCGCACCAGTGCGCCGGAAAAGTTAATCCTTGCGGGGCTGGCCGTCTCGTTCCTGTTTTCGGCGATGACCAACTATCTCATCTTTGCTGGCGATAGCCGCGCGGCCCATTCTGTCATCTTCTGGATGCTCGGCGGTCTGGGATTAGCGCGGTGGGAGACTTTTCCGCTAGTTTGCGCCGGATTGATCCTCATTCTTTCATATTCGCTTTACCGCCACCGTTGGCTCGATGCCTTACTGACCGGAGACCTTACCGCTGCGACATTGGGCGTGCCGGTTCAAAGGCTGCGGTTCAGCATGTTTTTCGCAGCGGCCCTTGCAACAGCTGTTTTTGTGTCAGTTGCGGGTGTTATTGGTTTTATCGGGTTGATGGTGCCCCATATTGCCCGAGGCATTGCAGGGCCGCTTCATCGCAATCTTGTCCCCACCGCGGCAGTCGTAGGCGCGACATTGCTGACGGGATCAGACATCGCAAGCCGATTGGTCCTCGCGCCTCAGGAAATCCCTGTTGGAATTGTTACCACCTCAATCGGGTCAATCTTTGTCTTCATCCTGTTGTTTAGAATGTCGCGCAAAAAGCACTAG
- a CDS encoding ABC transporter substrate-binding protein — MRNIWAAALLATFASGLSAEEIQIDNCGEPLAFDSVPERLVVHDMNMTDMAFALGLQDKIVGLTGITGWYKTSPDFDAQRGDIPELAPKYPTLENLVAAEPDLFFAGWYYGMKPGGDVTPDTLAPFGIKTMILTESCVHLNKDRPEANMDLLFGDVLRLGKVMQVEEKAASLVAGWKDKLAAIETQTADLAKPRVFLLDGPADAPFTAGKFAIPDAMIAAAGGENVTHSMDTSWGRTSWETVAAANPEFLVLLDYQTGNGAADTFKFLQEHPVMSLTDAVKNERWIGLRYEELTPGPANIEAISKMAQAMHPGLK; from the coding sequence ATGAGAAACATATGGGCCGCGGCCTTGCTTGCCACCTTTGCAAGTGGACTAAGCGCAGAAGAAATCCAGATCGATAACTGCGGCGAGCCTCTGGCTTTTGATAGCGTCCCAGAGCGTCTGGTTGTTCACGACATGAACATGACGGATATGGCTTTCGCCTTGGGCCTACAGGACAAGATTGTCGGCCTCACAGGGATCACAGGCTGGTATAAAACCAGCCCTGACTTTGACGCCCAGCGCGGCGACATCCCTGAACTTGCGCCGAAATACCCAACCCTAGAAAACCTTGTCGCGGCAGAGCCTGATCTGTTCTTTGCCGGTTGGTATTACGGCATGAAACCAGGTGGTGACGTGACACCAGATACGCTGGCTCCTTTTGGGATCAAAACCATGATCCTTACAGAAAGCTGTGTGCATTTGAACAAAGACCGCCCCGAGGCGAACATGGACCTCCTGTTCGGTGACGTCCTGCGATTGGGCAAAGTCATGCAGGTCGAAGAAAAAGCTGCAAGCCTTGTTGCGGGGTGGAAGGACAAATTGGCAGCAATTGAAACCCAAACGGCTGACCTCGCGAAACCTCGGGTATTCTTGTTGGATGGCCCTGCCGATGCACCATTCACGGCTGGCAAATTCGCCATCCCCGATGCGATGATCGCCGCCGCAGGTGGTGAAAACGTCACCCACAGCATGGACACCAGCTGGGGGCGCACTTCATGGGAAACGGTTGCGGCTGCAAACCCTGAGTTCCTCGTCTTGCTTGACTACCAAACAGGGAACGGCGCCGCAGATACGTTCAAATTCTTGCAAGAGCACCCTGTCATGTCTTTGACGGATGCCGTGAAAAACGAACGCTGGATCGGTTTGCGCTACGAAGAACTAACACCTGGTCCAGCCAACATCGAGGCGATCTCAAAGATGGCACAGGCCATGCACCCAGGCCTCAAATAA
- a CDS encoding ABC transporter ATP-binding protein, protein MNNRNFLVVRNLSFHAPNDDALLQDVSFELAENSILAIAGPNGAGKTTLLNLLCGASDLQHGEVWIEGRNLKHLSAKERARMIAVVSQQELPDGRLILRDYVALGQIPIQADRSAEEHAKELDRILELTGLAGLSNKQMAMLSGGERQRSHIARALAQNPSLLFLDEPTNHLDPDAKGQMLSLVASLDITVVMILHDLVMIPEFASHVALMKSARLTGFGPVKDILNSQQVRDTFGVDYLSFHHEGRIIPALDIRKTIQSK, encoded by the coding sequence ATGAACAATCGAAATTTTCTGGTTGTTCGCAACCTCTCCTTTCATGCCCCAAATGATGATGCCTTGCTGCAAGATGTGTCTTTTGAGCTGGCAGAAAACAGCATCCTCGCAATCGCGGGGCCAAACGGGGCGGGTAAAACTACGCTGCTAAACCTACTTTGCGGCGCCTCCGATTTGCAGCATGGCGAAGTGTGGATAGAAGGGCGAAACCTCAAACATCTATCGGCAAAAGAACGGGCGCGCATGATCGCCGTGGTGAGCCAACAAGAGCTTCCAGACGGTCGGCTGATCCTGCGGGATTACGTCGCCTTGGGGCAAATCCCGATCCAAGCTGACCGTTCAGCCGAAGAACACGCAAAAGAGCTGGACCGAATTCTGGAACTGACAGGCCTAGCAGGGCTATCCAACAAACAGATGGCGATGTTGTCAGGCGGAGAACGCCAACGCAGCCATATCGCGCGCGCTTTGGCGCAAAACCCATCGTTGCTTTTTCTGGATGAACCGACAAACCATCTGGACCCAGATGCAAAAGGCCAAATGCTGTCGCTGGTCGCTTCTTTGGATATCACCGTTGTTATGATCCTTCATGACCTTGTGATGATCCCTGAATTCGCCAGCCACGTCGCCCTGATGAAATCCGCTCGGCTCACGGGGTTTGGGCCTGTGAAGGACATCCTCAATTCTCAGCAGGTCAGAGATACCTTTGGTGTCGACTATCTGAGCTTTCACCACGAAGGCCGGATCATTCCGGCGCTGGACATACGCAAAACCATACAATCAAAATAA
- a CDS encoding DUF1636 family protein produces the protein MSNSADHFISICETCKGTQWAGHVRDLIADRLPVGFAVRTVSCMAGCAHPTTVGFQAANKTQYLFGDIHSTKDVDALVAFAHQYHSIPNGWCNATERPPALLDKTLARLPCFETEAGS, from the coding sequence ATGTCGAACTCAGCTGATCATTTCATTTCCATTTGCGAAACCTGCAAGGGTACCCAATGGGCTGGCCACGTCAGGGACCTGATCGCCGACAGGCTGCCCGTCGGGTTTGCCGTGCGAACCGTTTCTTGTATGGCGGGCTGTGCGCATCCAACGACCGTTGGATTTCAGGCTGCCAACAAAACGCAGTATTTATTCGGAGACATCCACAGCACCAAGGATGTCGATGCCTTAGTCGCCTTTGCCCATCAATACCACAGCATCCCGAATGGCTGGTGCAACGCAACTGAACGCCCGCCCGCTTTGCTAGATAAAACCTTGGCGCGATTGCCTTGCTTTGAGACCGAGGCAGGATCATGA
- the hemP gene encoding hemin uptake protein HemP — protein sequence MSYQSTPPTRSASSAVPAYSARDLTQEGGLAQIILDDQTYTLRITRAGKLILTK from the coding sequence ATGAGCTATCAATCTACTCCCCCGACACGGTCGGCATCGTCTGCGGTGCCAGCATATTCTGCACGTGATTTGACGCAGGAAGGGGGGCTGGCGCAGATTATTCTTGATGACCAGACCTACACGCTGCGGATTACGCGCGCCGGTAAGTTGATTTTGACAAAATGA
- a CDS encoding GTP-binding protein: protein MAEKLPVTVLSGFLGAGKTTLLNRVLNNREGRRVAVIVNDMSEVNIDADLVRADTELSRTDETLVEMSNGCICCTLRDDLLDEVRRLAGEGRFDYLLIESTGISEPLPVAATFDFRDEYGESLSDVSRLDTMVTVVDAVNLLKDYSSHDFLRDRGETLGEEDDRTLVNLLVEQIEFADVVVLNKVEDATPQQVDAARVIIRSLNADARIIETSHSDVPADAILDTGLFDFDKAHEHPMWAKELYGFADHVPETEEYGVASFVYRARQPFVPEKIMEVLNSDLPGVIRAKGHFWLASRPDWVAEFSLAGALSSVKPMGTWWATVPKDRWPEDPVARAYMSQHWEEPWGDRRQEIVFIGTGIDWTALKARLDAALVSPSVATSIDAIPEYIDPFPLWRRAEQAA, encoded by the coding sequence ATGGCCGAAAAATTACCCGTTACTGTGCTTTCCGGTTTTCTGGGGGCGGGCAAGACGACCCTTCTGAATCGTGTCTTGAACAATCGTGAGGGGCGTCGGGTTGCCGTTATTGTAAATGACATGTCCGAAGTGAATATCGACGCGGATCTGGTGCGTGCAGATACCGAACTGAGCCGCACGGATGAAACTTTGGTTGAAATGTCCAACGGGTGCATCTGCTGTACGTTGCGGGATGATCTATTAGACGAAGTGCGCCGATTGGCTGGCGAGGGGCGTTTTGATTACCTGCTGATCGAATCCACAGGCATCTCTGAACCTCTTCCTGTGGCGGCGACGTTTGATTTCCGCGATGAATACGGAGAGAGCCTATCGGACGTTTCCCGCCTTGATACGATGGTCACGGTTGTGGATGCTGTGAACCTTTTGAAGGACTATTCCAGTCACGATTTCTTGCGCGATCGGGGCGAAACCCTTGGGGAGGAGGACGACCGGACGCTTGTTAACCTGCTAGTCGAGCAGATCGAATTCGCAGACGTTGTTGTTTTGAACAAGGTCGAGGATGCGACGCCCCAGCAGGTTGACGCTGCGCGTGTGATTATTCGCAGCCTGAACGCAGATGCGCGGATTATTGAAACCAGCCATTCGGATGTGCCTGCCGATGCCATTCTGGATACGGGGCTGTTTGATTTCGACAAAGCCCACGAACATCCCATGTGGGCAAAAGAGCTTTATGGTTTTGCGGATCACGTGCCTGAAACCGAAGAGTATGGTGTGGCGTCCTTTGTGTATCGCGCGCGCCAACCTTTTGTGCCTGAAAAGATCATGGAAGTGCTCAATAGCGATTTGCCGGGTGTGATCCGCGCCAAGGGGCATTTTTGGCTGGCCTCCCGACCGGATTGGGTCGCCGAGTTTTCGTTGGCTGGGGCGCTATCTTCGGTCAAACCAATGGGCACATGGTGGGCAACTGTTCCAAAAGACCGTTGGCCAGAAGACCCTGTTGCGCGCGCCTATATGAGCCAGCATTGGGAAGAGCCATGGGGCGACCGTCGGCAGGAAATCGTGTTCATCGGAACAGGGATCGACTGGACCGCGCTAAAGGCGCGCCTTGATGCGGCTCTTGTATCACCAAGTGTTGCAACGTCGATTGATGCCATTCCTGAATACATCGATCCCTTCCCGTTATGGCGCCGAGCAGAGCAAGCGGCATGA
- a CDS encoding DUF6525 family protein, with protein sequence MNKNLGATSLKKRRRSANPMDAYDALPEPLRLWLAAAALPWSPQSCKRIWDKARKSGQSVEEAISILSRAEQKNLARDKVGLLG encoded by the coding sequence ATGAACAAGAACCTTGGGGCAACATCCCTAAAGAAACGGCGGCGATCCGCGAACCCGATGGATGCTTATGACGCTCTGCCAGAGCCATTGCGCCTTTGGCTTGCGGCGGCTGCGCTTCCTTGGTCGCCGCAGTCTTGCAAGCGCATATGGGACAAAGCGCGCAAATCCGGGCAAAGCGTAGAAGAGGCCATTTCAATCTTATCACGTGCCGAGCAGAAGAACCTCGCGCGTGATAAGGTTGGTCTGCTGGGTTAA
- a CDS encoding alkaline phosphatase PhoX has product MKFLSPSILSLLFSSTLLTPTAFADSLTRVATVPLKAEITGLYEVGNDLFFNIQHPSKDLTNEYAKASVGVISNVDWKAAELGVATTDAEKATVRSSLGQFKILLQEGVDGAGVIKSIDGKELIVSNDPDFNGYVETGENQGLLFTNWENRPGGMSRAKIARAEDGTWSKSLVEMLDFSSVRGTWVNCFGTMSPWQTPLSSEELYFDNTADWNNAEYKYIEDNQMLAAYLEGTYPNPYDYGYILEITDPAGAATPVKHFALGRYSHENAVVMPDGKTAYMSDDGTNVVFYKFVADKENDLSAGTLYAAQIRQDSEFGADAATTAFDISWIELAHGSNDEIAPWIREYDGITMDDYVAGQTNYITDEEVAIWARGEAADNRVAFLESRKAAIAKGATGEFRKMEGVNINAKAVENGHPFMYMAMSEIAKGMSDGEGDISVAQNKCGVVYEMRLDANFNVSRMEPVVAGHGYDGAKDVNACPVDSISNPDNLIVLADGAVVIGEDTGKHENNAMWIWRR; this is encoded by the coding sequence ATGAAGTTTCTTAGCCCGTCCATTTTATCCCTTCTTTTTAGTTCCACTTTGCTTACGCCAACAGCATTTGCTGACAGCCTGACACGGGTCGCGACCGTCCCCCTCAAGGCAGAGATCACAGGGCTGTATGAAGTCGGGAATGATCTGTTTTTTAACATTCAGCACCCTTCAAAAGACCTGACAAATGAATATGCAAAAGCATCTGTTGGGGTGATTTCAAATGTTGACTGGAAAGCGGCCGAGCTGGGCGTTGCAACAACCGATGCAGAAAAGGCGACGGTTCGTTCCAGCTTGGGTCAGTTCAAGATTTTGCTGCAAGAAGGTGTTGATGGCGCGGGTGTGATCAAATCAATCGACGGCAAAGAGCTGATCGTTTCTAACGACCCCGATTTTAACGGCTATGTCGAGACGGGCGAAAATCAGGGCCTTCTTTTCACAAACTGGGAAAACCGCCCTGGTGGGATGTCTCGTGCCAAAATTGCGCGCGCTGAAGATGGCACGTGGAGCAAATCATTGGTTGAGATGCTGGATTTCTCTTCGGTGCGCGGCACATGGGTGAACTGTTTTGGCACCATGTCCCCTTGGCAGACGCCATTGTCCTCTGAGGAGCTTTATTTCGATAATACAGCGGATTGGAACAACGCCGAATATAAGTACATCGAGGATAACCAGATGTTGGCCGCGTATTTGGAGGGTACATACCCAAATCCCTATGACTACGGCTATATCCTTGAGATCACAGATCCGGCAGGCGCGGCGACGCCTGTAAAACACTTTGCGCTGGGCCGTTACAGCCACGAAAATGCTGTTGTGATGCCGGATGGGAAAACGGCCTATATGTCTGATGATGGCACAAATGTTGTTTTCTACAAATTCGTAGCTGACAAGGAAAATGACCTGTCTGCGGGTACCTTATATGCCGCGCAAATCCGTCAGGATAGTGAATTTGGCGCAGATGCTGCAACCACGGCATTTGATATCTCGTGGATTGAATTGGCGCATGGCTCTAACGATGAAATCGCCCCGTGGATCCGCGAATATGATGGCATCACTATGGATGATTACGTTGCTGGCCAGACAAATTATATCACCGACGAAGAAGTCGCGATCTGGGCGCGTGGCGAAGCGGCTGACAACCGTGTGGCATTTCTGGAATCCCGCAAGGCCGCGATTGCCAAAGGCGCAACCGGCGAGTTTCGCAAGATGGAAGGCGTGAACATCAACGCCAAAGCCGTCGAAAACGGCCACCCGTTTATGTATATGGCGATGTCCGAAATCGCCAAAGGGATGTCGGATGGCGAGGGAGATATCTCGGTTGCCCAGAATAAATGTGGTGTGGTTTACGAAATGCGTCTTGATGCGAACTTTAACGTATCTCGCATGGAGCCGGTTGTCGCTGGGCACGGCTATGACGGAGCCAAGGACGTAAACGCATGCCCTGTGGATTCCATTTCTAATCCGGATAACCTGATTGTTCTTGCGGATGGGGCTGTTGTGATCGGTGAGGACACTGGCAAACACGAAAACAACGCAATGTGGATCTGGCGCCGTTAA
- a CDS encoding imelysin family protein, with protein sequence MKKTLLSFCSIAALSTAAQAADEAAVVSHYGDIALAGYEDSLTTAKSLKAAVDAFVSAPTEENLAAAKTAWLAARVPYQQTEAFRFGNPSVDEWEGKVNAWPLDEGLIDYVDPTFGGNDENPYSLANIVAHPTVEVSGQTLDATKITPAVLQQLHEFDGIEANVATGYHAIEFLLWGQDLNGTDAGAGKRPASDFDVENCTAENCDRRADYLVAATELLIADLEDAIALWVEGGQARQDLVAGDGIVMAFTGIGSLSYGEQAGERMKLGLLLHDPEEEHDCFSDNTHNSHYYDGLGIRNVYTGRYVRTDGSVIEGPSLYDYVAERDQGLADNLLADMDATMKSLDAIRASADAGQAYDQLLASGNDEGNALIQKAIDGLVAQTRNIERAVEVAGLEGVTVEGSDSLDNTAAVFE encoded by the coding sequence ATGAAAAAGACACTTCTTTCCTTCTGCTCCATCGCAGCATTATCGACGGCCGCGCAAGCCGCTGATGAGGCCGCTGTTGTGAGCCACTATGGCGACATCGCTTTGGCTGGTTACGAGGATAGCCTGACAACGGCAAAAAGCCTGAAGGCCGCTGTAGACGCATTCGTTTCCGCACCTACGGAGGAGAACCTGGCCGCGGCAAAAACGGCATGGCTTGCTGCGCGTGTGCCGTATCAGCAGACTGAAGCCTTCCGTTTTGGAAACCCGTCTGTTGATGAATGGGAAGGCAAGGTGAACGCTTGGCCGCTCGATGAAGGGTTGATTGACTATGTCGATCCAACTTTTGGTGGTAACGACGAAAACCCTTACTCGCTGGCGAATATCGTTGCGCACCCAACGGTCGAGGTTTCGGGCCAAACATTGGATGCCACCAAAATCACACCAGCGGTTTTGCAGCAGCTGCATGAATTTGACGGCATCGAAGCGAATGTTGCGACGGGCTATCACGCCATCGAATTCCTTCTGTGGGGGCAGGACCTGAACGGAACGGATGCAGGTGCGGGGAAACGTCCAGCTTCTGATTTTGATGTTGAAAATTGCACAGCTGAAAATTGTGATCGCCGTGCAGATTATCTGGTTGCAGCGACCGAACTGCTGATTGCGGATCTGGAAGATGCAATTGCCCTTTGGGTTGAAGGTGGCCAAGCGCGCCAAGATTTGGTTGCGGGCGACGGTATTGTGATGGCCTTCACCGGTATCGGCTCGCTATCTTATGGTGAGCAAGCAGGCGAGCGGATGAAGCTAGGCCTGTTGTTGCACGATCCCGAAGAAGAGCATGATTGCTTTTCCGACAACACACACAACAGCCACTACTACGATGGTTTAGGTATTCGTAACGTTTACACAGGTCGTTACGTGCGCACGGATGGTTCCGTTATCGAGGGCCCATCCTTGTATGACTACGTGGCCGAGCGCGACCAAGGTCTGGCAGACAACCTATTGGCAGATATGGACGCAACGATGAAAAGCCTTGATGCGATCAGAGCATCGGCAGATGCAGGTCAGGCTTATGATCAGCTGTTGGCGTCTGGTAACGATGAAGGCAATGCGCTAATCCAGAAAGCGATTGATGGATTGGTTGCTCAAACACGTAATATCGAGCGGGCAGTCGAGGTTGCAGGCCTTGAAGGTGTAACTGTTGAGGGTTCCGATAGTCTCGACAACACAGCGGCTGTATTTGAATAA
- a CDS encoding di-heme oxidoredictase family protein produces the protein MRHVGLLSFFLTAAGSPVFADGWGEPHLDIVPRTQVEAERISNATASTDTFETAEKFETHPAGKATKFGIKTKDAFSFASANMTFERELDFKVGNGFFRKLWVTAPASTVSSDGLGPLFNARACQRCHIKDGRGHPPEDHSDTGVSMFLRVSIPKSFSDLDDETLKYLANAPEPTYGTQLQDKSIAGIPAEGRMEISYETVSVTMGDGSTVDLRKPTYTFTDVAYGDLHPQTQLSPRVTPQMIGLGLLEAIPEADILALADPDDADGDGISGKANRVWSGEFDQWMLGRFGLKAGAPTIKAQSAGAFSGDLGLSTSLHPAGWGECTGAQSDCRLAPDGSSPTDQLEVSDEVLDLVTFYSRNLAVPARRDLDDPQVLRGKELFYQTGCVSCHQPKFVTHRLENQPEQSFQLIWPYSDMLLHDMGEGLADNRPEWEATGREWRTAPLWGIGLTQTVSGHTNFLHDGRARSLLEAILWHGGEAEPARETVRQMSAEDRDALITYLESL, from the coding sequence ATGCGCCATGTAGGGCTATTATCTTTCTTTTTGACCGCCGCTGGATCACCCGTATTCGCGGACGGCTGGGGAGAGCCCCACTTGGACATTGTGCCTAGAACACAGGTTGAGGCGGAGCGTATTTCTAACGCTACCGCCTCAACAGATACCTTTGAAACAGCCGAGAAATTCGAAACGCATCCAGCTGGCAAAGCGACAAAGTTTGGCATCAAAACCAAAGACGCGTTTTCCTTTGCCTCTGCCAATATGACGTTCGAACGCGAACTGGATTTCAAAGTCGGAAACGGGTTCTTTCGCAAGCTTTGGGTCACGGCCCCTGCTTCGACAGTCAGTAGCGATGGTTTGGGCCCCCTGTTTAATGCGCGCGCATGCCAGCGCTGCCACATCAAAGATGGGCGGGGGCATCCGCCAGAGGATCACTCGGACACGGGTGTTTCCATGTTCTTGCGGGTTTCCATTCCAAAGTCGTTCAGTGATCTGGATGACGAAACCTTGAAATATCTGGCAAATGCGCCAGAGCCGACCTACGGCACGCAGCTTCAGGATAAATCCATTGCAGGCATCCCCGCTGAAGGGCGAATGGAGATATCTTACGAAACGGTTTCCGTGACCATGGGCGATGGCAGCACTGTTGATTTGCGCAAACCGACCTATACCTTCACCGACGTGGCATATGGTGACCTGCACCCGCAGACGCAGCTAAGCCCGCGTGTGACGCCTCAGATGATCGGCCTTGGCCTGCTCGAAGCGATCCCAGAGGCCGATATTTTGGCTTTGGCTGATCCCGATGACGCTGACGGTGACGGGATTTCCGGTAAGGCCAATCGTGTTTGGTCGGGCGAGTTTGATCAGTGGATGTTGGGGCGCTTTGGGTTAAAGGCGGGTGCGCCAACGATCAAAGCGCAATCAGCAGGTGCCTTTTCCGGTGATTTGGGGCTGTCGACATCACTGCATCCAGCTGGCTGGGGTGAATGTACTGGCGCTCAGAGCGATTGCCGATTGGCGCCTGATGGTAGCAGCCCAACCGACCAGTTAGAGGTAAGCGACGAAGTGCTGGACCTCGTGACATTTTATTCCCGCAATCTGGCGGTTCCTGCGCGTAGGGATTTAGACGATCCTCAAGTGCTGCGCGGTAAAGAGCTGTTTTATCAAACCGGTTGTGTGTCATGTCACCAGCCGAAATTCGTGACGCACCGCCTTGAAAACCAACCCGAGCAGAGTTTCCAGCTGATCTGGCCCTATAGTGATATGTTGTTGCACGATATGGGCGAAGGATTGGCCGACAACCGCCCAGAGTGGGAGGCGACAGGGCGCGAATGGCGCACCGCACCTCTTTGGGGCATCGGGCTTACGCAAACTGTTAGCGGCCACACAAACTTCCTGCATGACGGCAGGGCGCGCTCGCTTTTGGAGGCCATCCTGTGGCATGGCGGAGAGGCAGAGCCTGCACGTGAAACTGTACGACAAATGAGTGCGGAAGATCGTGACGCGCTTATCACCTATCTGGAGTCTCTCTGA